One segment of Passer domesticus isolate bPasDom1 chromosome 24, bPasDom1.hap1, whole genome shotgun sequence DNA contains the following:
- the ZBTB8OS gene encoding protein archease isoform X2 has protein sequence MAAEDRDYSLTQEQQAVKDKYPPLCKKYEYLDHTADVQLHAWGDTLEEAFEQCAMAMFGYMTDTGTVEPVDTVEVQAEGHDLLSLLFHFLDEWLYKFSADEFFIPREVKVLHIDRRQFKIRSIGWGEAFSLDKHPQGTEVKAITYSAMQICEDEKPEVFVIIDI, from the exons ATGGCAGCTGAGGACAGGGACTACAGCCtgacccaggagcagcaggcggTGAAGGACAAGTACCCCCCTCTCTGCAAGAAATATGAAT ATTTGGATCACACAGCAGACGTGCA GCTCCATGCCTGGGGAGACACGTTGGAAGAAGCCTTTGAGCAGTGTGCCATGGCCATGTTTGGCTACATGACAGACACAGGCACTGTGGAACCCGTGGATACAGTGGAGGTGCAGGCAGAAG GGCATGACTTGTTGTCTCTTCTCTTCCACTTCCTGGATGAGTGGCTGTATAAATTCAGTGCTGATGAGTTTTTTATACCCAGG GAAGTGAAAGTTCTTCACATTGACCGAAGGCAGTTCAAAATAAGATCAATTGG gTGGGGAGAAGCATTCTCTTTAGACAAACACCCTCAG GGCACAGAGGTCAAAGCCATAACTTACTCAGCAATGCAGATCTGTGAAGATGAAAAGCCAGAAGTCTTTGTCATCATTGATATTTAA
- the ZBTB8OS gene encoding protein archease isoform X1: MAGRGERGGGAERGGAGWARRAGGSCARCSDPSGRGSVYCFLPPLRAAPGAAHPFARQRRPISARRRGAPANRRRARGRGRERARRSRGRAPCVSRHFPERPQRALKGAAPRAEGRRVPVWCRFPVLPPGPRLGRTGVCGSCGHHRRGQSVSGRQRSVHCRVWPKRLNGESSPG, encoded by the exons ATggcggggcggggggagcgcggcggcggcgcggagcGAGGCGGGGCGGGCTGGGCGAGGCGGGCGGGCGGCTCCTGCGCTCGCTGCTCCGACCCCTCCGGCCGCGGCTCCGTCTATTGTTTCCTGCCCCCGCTGCGTGCGGCTCCCGGCGCCGCGCACCCCTTCGCGCGCCAACGCCGCCCAATCAGCGCCCGCCGCCGGGGGGCGCCGGCCAATCGGCGGAGGGCAAGGGGGCGGGGACGGGAGCGCGCGCGGCGGTCACGTGGGAGGGCTCCCTGTGTGAGCCGCCATTTTCCGGAGCGCCCCCAGCGCGCTCTTAAAGGGGCCGCGCCCCGCGCTGAGGGGCGGCGGGTCCCGGTTTGGTGCCGGTTCCCGGTGCTCCCTCCCGGTCCCCGGCTTGGAAGAACCGGTGTCTGCGGCTCCTGCGGCCACCACAGACGCGGGCAGAGCGTGTCGGGGCGGCAGCGGAGCG TTCACTGCCGCG TCTGGCCCAAACGGCTGAACGGAGAATCCAGCCCTGGGTGA